The window CTGGTAGAGCGCAAACAAGCTCATCACAAAGCCGGGTGTGCAAAAGCCGCATTGAGAGCCGTGGCACGCCACCATGGCTTGCTGCACCGGGTGCAGCGTGCCGTCAGGCCGGGCCAAGTCGGCAGCGGTCCACAGCGCCAGGCCGTCGATGGACTGGGCCGGTTTGATGCAGCTGTTGACGGCGCGGTATTGCAAACGCCCGTTCACCGCTTCGGCCACCACCACGGTGCAGGCCCCGCAGTCGCCTGCGGCACAGCCCTCTTTGGTCGCGGTCAGGCGCAGGTCCTCGCGCAGCAGGTCGAGCAGGGTGCGGTCTGGTGGTACATTGCCCAGATTCATCATTTCACCGCGATGCCAGAACCGCAATGGACTGGTCTGCTGCGGCACAGATTTCAGAGGGGAGACGAGCGTTTTTGACATGGCCAATGTGTCTTTGAAGATCGAATGATCCTAGGGCAAACCCGATGTTCACCCATGTGTGAATCGCCATAACGCTTATCTGAAAACGGACATGAAGCAGCCGCATCTTTTCGACAAGATCGACCTTCAACTCATTCGTACCCTTCACACCTTGCTCATCGAACGCAGTGTCTCCAAAACCGCCATGCGCCTGGGCCAGCAGCAGCCGGCTGTGTCTGTGGCGCTCAAGCGTCTGCGCGAGCTGACCGGCGACCCGATCCTGGTGCGTTCAGGCACCGGCATGGTGCCCACCGATGTGGGCTTGCGCATGCTCGGGCCGGTCACGCAGATTCTGCAATCGGCCGAAAATCTGTTTTCGCCTGCTCGGGCGTTTGATCCGGCCCACGCGCAAGAGACATTTCGCATTGCCGCCAGCGACACGCTGGACCCTTTGTTTTTGCCCTCGGTCATGGCGCGCATCAAGTCGCTGGCACCGGGCTGCCGGGTCGAGGTGCATGCCTTGTCGGCCCAGGCGCAATACGCGCACGACTTGGGCCAAGGCCTGATCGATGTGGTGATTGGCAATTGGGCCCAACCCAGCGAGGAGCTGCACCGCGCCCAGTTGTTTGAAGACGACATCATGTGCCTCGTCAGCAGCAAACACCCGGCGGTGCGCCGGGGCTGGACGCAAGATGACTGGTTGGCCTGCGAGCACATTGCGCCCATGCCCGCTTACCCCGGTTGGCGCGGCGTGATCGATGAGCACCTGGACAGCATGGGGCTGGAGCGCCTCATTGCCGCACGCTGCGCCCACTTTGGCCTGATGCCGCGCATGGTGGCATCGAGTTTGCTTGTGCTGACCACGGGGCGACACTACTGCCAGCGCTTTCTGGAGGGGGACGTACCTTCGGGACTGGCCTTGCTGCCCTGCCCGGTGCCTTTTCCCAAGATGGTCTATTACCAGCTTTGGCACGAACGCAGCCACAACGCCGAGGCGGCCCGGTGGCTGCGAGAACAGGTGAAAATCAGTGCTTTGCAGTTGTCGCCCCCGACAGCTGCCTGAACCTTCCTGACGACAAAACCAAAAAGAACACCCACAGACATGACCACACCCCTTTTGTCTTTGCAAGGCATCACCAAGCGCTACCCGGGCGTGGTGGCCAACCAGGACGTGTCACTGACCGTGATGCCCGGCCAGGCCCATGCCGTGCTGGGCGAAAACGGCGCGGGCAAGTCCACCCTGATGAAAATCATTTACGGCTCGGTCAAACCCGACGAAGGCCAGGTGGTGTTCAACGGCCAGCCGGTCAACATCCGCAACCCACAAGAAGCCCGCAAGCTGGGCATCAGCATGGTGTTCCAGCACTTCAGCCTGTTTGACACGCTGACCGTGGCCGAAAACGTGTGGCTGGGTCTGGACAAGTCACTCAGCCTGGCCGAAGTGACCGATCGCATTGTGGCCAAGGCCAGCGAATACGGCTTGGACCTGGAGCCCGAGCGCCCGGTGCACACCCTGAGCGTGGGCGAGATGCAGCGGGTGGAGATCATTCGAGCGCTCTTGACCGAGCCCAAGCTCTTGATTTTGGACGAGCCGACTTCGGTGCTGACGCCGCAGGCGGTCGAAAAATTGTTTGTGGTGCTGCACAAATTGGTCAGCCAGGGCGTGAGCATTTTGTACATCTCGCACAAGCTGCACGAGATTCGGGCGCTGTGCAGCGCCTGCACGGTGTTGCGTGGCGGCAAGGTCACGGGCGTGTGTGACCCGCGTGAAGAATCCAACGCCTCACTCAGCCGCTTGATGATTGGTGCCGAGCCCCCGGCTTTGCAGCATGTGGCGCGTGCGCCGGGCGAGGTGGTGCTGTCGGTGCAGGGCTTGAGCCTCACGCGGCAAGACCCGTTTGGCGTGGACCTGGAGGGCATCAGCCTGCAGGTGCGGGCGGGCGAAGTGGTGGGCCTGGCGGGGGTGTCAGGCAATGGCCAAAAGGAATTGATGTGGGCACTGTCGGGTGAGGACACCCGTGCAGGCGTGCAGTGTGGTGAGGCCAGCGTGAGTTTGTCCGGCCAAGCGGTGGCGGCTTTGGGGCCAGTGCCGCGCAGGCAAATGGGCCTGCACTTTGTGCCCGAAGAGCGCTTGGGCCGGGGCGCTGTGCCTTCCCTGAGTCTGTCGCAAAACCTTTTGCTCACGCGCAGCGAGGCCGTGGGCACGGGCGGTTGGGTGCGCATGGGGGCACTGGCCGATCAGGCCCGCAGCATCATTGACCGTTTCAAGGTCAAGGCCTCCGGGCCGGATGCCGCCGCGCAGTCGCTGTCGGGCGGCAATCTGCAAAAGTTCATTGTGGGGCGCGAAATCAGCGCGGCTCCCAAGTTGCTCATCGTCTCGCAACCCACTTGGGGCGTGGACGTGGGCGCGGCGGCGCAGATTCGCGCCGAGATTTTGGCGCTGCGCGACGCAGGTTGTGCGGTGCTGGTGGTGAGTGAGGAGTTGGAAGAATTGTTCGAGTTGTCGGACCGATTGCATGTGATCGCCAAGGGCCGCCTGTCGCCGTCGGTGGCGCGGACCGAAGCCACGGTGGAGCGCATTGGCGAGTGGATGAGCGGCTTGTGGCCTGAGGCCAAGAACGACAAGGCACAGGAGGCGCAACATGCTGCGGCTTGAACCCCGTCCCCAGGCCTCGCGCCTGTGGACTTATGCCTCGCCTGTATTGGCGCTGGTGCTCACCGTGCTCTTGGGTGTGGCGCTGTTCATGGCGCTGGGCAAAGACCCGCTGCGCGGTTTACAAATGTTCTTTTGGGAGCCCGTCAAGTCAGGCTATGCGCTGGGCGAGTTGATGGTGAAAGCCACGCCGCTCTTGGTCATTGCTTTGGGTTTGTCGGTGTGTTTTCGGTCCAACGTGTGGAACATTGGCGCGGAGGGGCAGTTTGTCATCGGCGCGGTGTGCGCCGGGGGCGTGGCCTTGTTGGCCGACAAAGACACGGGCCGTTGGATCGTGCTGTTGGTGCTCTTGGCGGGCGTGCTGGGTGGCATGGTCTGGGCGGGCATCACGGCACTGCTGCGCGACCGGTTCAATGCCAGTGAAATTTTGGTCAGCCTGATGCTGGTGTATGTGGCCGACATGGTGCTGAGCTACTTGGTCTATGGCCCCTGGAAAGATCCAGCCGGATTCAATTTTCCGCAGTCCAAAACCTTTGAGGCGGTCACGCAGATCCCGCGTCTGATGGACGGCTCGCGCGTCAGCGTGGGCTTGCTCTTGGCGCTGGTGGGTGCGGGCTTGCTGTGGGTGTTCTTGTTCCGTACCCGGGCGGGCTTTGCCCAGCAAGTGGGTGGGCTGGCACCTGATGCGGCGCGGTATGCCGGGTTTTCTTCGCGCAAGGCGCTGTGGGTGGCACTCATGGTGTCGGGCGGCGCGGCGGGTTTGGCGGGTGCTTTGGAGGTGGCGGGGCCCATCGGGCAGCTGACGCCTTATGTGCCTGCTGGCTATGGTTTTGCCGCGATCATCGTGGCGTTTGTCGGGCGCTTGCATCCGGCGGGCATGGTGCTGTCGGCGGTGCTGATGAGCATGTTCTACATCGGCGGGGAACTCGCGCAGTCGCGCTTGGGTCTGCCCAAATCGATTACGGGTGTGTTCCAGGGATTGCTGCTGTTTTGTTTGTTGGCGTGTGACACGCTGGTGGCCTACCGTCTGCGCTGGGTGGCGGCCAAGAAAGGGGGCGTGTGATGGAGTCGTATGCATTGCTGATCGCAGCCACCCTGAATGCGGGGACGGTGCTGGCCATCGCCGCTTTGGGTTTGCTGATCAATGAAAAAGCCGGTGTGGTGAACCTGGGGGCCGAGGGCATGATGCTGTGCGCCGCCATCGCGGGCTTTGCTGCCGTCGTACACACAGGCAACGACTGGTTGGGCTTTGCGGCGGGCATGGGCGCTGGCGCAGTGTTGGCGGCCATTTTTGGGGTGCTGGTCATTTGGCTGGGCACCAACCAATACGCCACAGGTCTGGCGCTGAGTTTGTTTGGTGTGGGTTTTTCTGCCTTTGTGGGCATTGGCTATGTGAAAGAAAAGCTGCCGGACCGGCCCCATTTTGCGGTGCCTTATTTGGCCGACATTCCGCTCGTGGGTTCCGCCTTGTTCAAGCAGCACCCGCTCGTTTATGGGGCGATGGCGCTGGTGTTGGCCCTGATTTGGTTCCTCTACAAAAGCCGCACCGGTTTGGTGCTGCGGGCGGTGGGCGAGTCGCCCGCATCTGCCCACGCTTTGGGCTACCCGGTACGCCGCATCCGCTTGGCGGCGGTGGTGGCTGGGGGCGCGTTGTGCGGCCTGGCTGGCGCTTACATCTCGGTGATCTACACCCCGCTGTGGGTCGAGGGCATGGTGGCGGGCAAGGGCTGGATTGCCTTGGCCCTGACCACCTTTGCCACTTGGCGTCCGGCACGGGTTTTGCTGGGTGCTTATTTGTTTGGTGGTGTGACCATGCTGCAGTTCCATTTGCAGGGCGTGGGCGTGCAAGTGCCCAGCCAGTTGCTCACGGCGCTGCCCTACATCGCCACCATCGTGGTGCTGGCCCTGATTTCGCGCAATCCGACCTGGATTCGCGTGAACATGCCCGCCTCGCTGGGCAAGCCCTTTTATCCCGGTTCATAATTGCTTTTTTCCAACCCCTGTAACCCTGTTCAAAAAGGACCTGACATGACAGACCTCTCCAAGCGCTCCATCGTCAAGATGGTGGCCCTGACCGCTGTGGCTGCCGCCGCACTGGTGGGCTGTGGCAAAAAAGAAGAAGCCCCCAAGGCGGAAGCCCCCGCTGCGGCCAAGCCTGAGCCCCTGAAGATCGCGTTTGCATATGTCGGCCCTGTGGGCGACGGCGGCTGGACCTTTGCGCACGACAACGGCCGCAAGGAAATCGAAAAAGCCTTCGGCGACAAAGTGGTCACCACCTTCGTTGAGAAAGTGCCAGAAAGCGCTGACGCCGAGCGCGTGATCCGCGACATGGCCGCCCAAGGCAACAAGCTGATTTTTGGCACCACTTTTGGTTATATGGAGCCCATGCTCAAAGTGGCCGCTGACAACAAGGGCGTGAAGTTCGAGCACGCCACCGGCTACAAAACCGCCGAGAACATGCGCACTTACGACAGCCGCACCTACGAAGGCGCGTACATGGCGGGTGTGATCGCAGGCAAGATGACCAAGACCAACACCCTGGGTGTGGTCGCCTCCATCCCAATTCCTGAGGTGGTGCGCAACATCAACAGCTTCACCATGGGCGCGCAGTCGGTCAACCCCAAGATCAAGACCAAGGTGGTCTGGGTGAACGAGTGGTTCAACCCACCGAAAGAAACCGAAGCCGCCACTTCGCTGATCAACGGTGGCGCGGACGTGCTGATGCAAAACACCGACTCGTCGGCCGTGTTGCAGACCGCCGAAAAAATGGGCAAGCGTGCCTTTGGCTGGGACTCTGACATGACCGCTTACGGCCCCAAGGCCCACCTGGGCTCGGCTGTGATCAACTGGGGTCCTTACTACGTCAAGGCCGTGGGTGAAGCTCTGGAAGGCAAGTGGACCACAGGTCAAAGCTGGTGGGGCGTGAAGGAAGGCGCGATCGACATGGTCAACGTGGCCGCTGACGTGCCAGAAGACACCAAGAAGAAAATCGACGAGATCAAATCAGGTCTGAAAGCCGGTACATTCTCGATCTGGAAAGGCCCGATCGTGGACCAAGCCGGTAAAGAAGTTCTGGCCAAAGACGCTGTGGCCGACGACAAGTTCCTGGGTGGTGTGATGTTCTACGTCAAGGGCGTGGAAGGCAAGATCCCCGGCAAGTGATGGGAAATCCGCAGGGCCTGTTGCTTCCGAGTTGATCGGGAGTGCAGCGCCCTCTGATCTGAAAGCCGCTAGACGCAAGTTGGGCGGCTTTTTTCATTCTGTTGCCCCCTTGGTGACGGCCAAGTCCCTCAGGTTTGATACGCTGGCAAGGTTCAGTACCCCCGCAAAGGCCCCGCTTTGTTCAAACACCTGGAATCTCCCGCTGCTGCTGCCCCAACGCTGCAGCAAATCCGCGCCCACTTTGGCACCACCTACGCCGCCAACGCCCTGATCGGTTTCATTTTTGCCGCGACCGGGCCGGTGGCCGTCATTTTGTCGGTGGGCACGCGTGGGAGTTTGTCGCCCGAAGAGCTGGCGTCTTGGGTGTTCGGGGTGTTTTTTGTCAATGGCCTGGTCAGTTTGCTCATGAGCTGGCGCTACATCACACCGTTGGCTTTTGGCTGGACGATTCCCGGCACGGTGTTGGTGGGGCCAGCCTTGCAGCATCTGAGTTTTGCCGAGGTCATTGGCGCTTTTTATGCGACCAGTGCCCTGATCTTGGTGCTGGGCCTGAGCGGCTGGGTCAAGCGGGTCATGGCGGCGCTGCCCATGCCCATTGTCATGGGCATGGTGGCCGGGGTCTTCTTGCGCTTTGGCCTCGACATCGTGCGGGCGCTGCAAAGCGATGTGGCCATTGCAGCGCCCATGGTGGCGGTGTTTTTGTTGTTATCGGCCAATGCCGATTGGGGCAAACGTCTGCCACCGGTCATTGGGGCCTTGCTGGTCGGGGCTTTGGCGGTGGCGGTGGCGGGCCGACTCGATGCGGCTGCCGTGGGGCAATTGGCTTTGGCGCAGCCCGTCATTCAGGCCCCGGTGTGGTCGTTTGCCGCGATGCTGGAGTTGGTGGTGCCCCTGGCCATCACGGTGCTGGTGGTGCAAAACGGGCAGGGTGTGGCCGTGCTCAAAAACGCTGGGCACGAGCCACCCGTCAACATGATCGCGGTGGCCTGCGGTGTTGGCGCGGCGGTGAGCGCCGTGTTTGGCGCGGTCAGCACCTGCCTCACGGGGCCAACCAATGGCTTGCTCACCTCGTCTGGCGAGAAATCGCGCCACTACACCGGGGCGCTGATGTTTGGTGTGCTGGCGCTGTTGTTCGGTCTGATGGCGCCCACCTTCACGGGGTGGATGCTGGCTGCACCCAAAGAGTTCATCATGGTGCTGGGCGGCCTGGCCATGCTGCGCGTCTTGCAAGGCGCATTTGTGGCTTCGTTTGGTGCGGGCAAGTTTTCGCTTGGCGCCTTGGTGAGTTTGCTGGTGACTGTGGCCGACATCGGTTTGTTCAACATTGGCGCGGCTTTCTGGGGCTTGGTCGCCGGATTCGCGGTCTCGTGGTGGATGGAGCGGGGCGATTTTCAGAAAACTTGATGTGGGTGAGGCTGCACAGCTGCTCAGCGTGTAAGCTGGCCAAGCAAGTGAACACAACCACTGATTTCATTCAACGCATCTTGAAGGGTCTTTCATGCTGGAGCGCTTCATTCAAAACAAGAAACTCGATGCGGCCAAGCTGAGCGCCAAAAAGCTGCTCAGCGCCCGGGGTGAGGCCAATGCGCAAAGCATGGCCATCAAGCTGATCGACCATTACGACCATCTGGACAAGCGCAGCCAGATCGACTTTTTCCATTTTTTGTCGAGCCAATTCAACCCCGACCCGTCCTTGGTGGTGGATGCGGCCAACCGCTACAACACCGAGCGCAACGAGGCCAGTTTGATCCACTTGTTCCAGACCGTGGAGCCGCCCCGCCAGGAGCTGTTGCGGCGGGTCAACCGGGCAGCCGCTGGCACGGCCACCATTTTGAAAATGCGCCAGACCCTGCTGTCCTACCTCAAGGACCATCCGGCTTTTCGGGCCACCGATTCGGACATGCACCATTTGCTCAGTTCCTGGTTCAACCCGGGTTTTTTG is drawn from Limnohabitans sp. 63ED37-2 and contains these coding sequences:
- a CDS encoding LysR family transcriptional regulator, producing the protein MKQPHLFDKIDLQLIRTLHTLLIERSVSKTAMRLGQQQPAVSVALKRLRELTGDPILVRSGTGMVPTDVGLRMLGPVTQILQSAENLFSPARAFDPAHAQETFRIAASDTLDPLFLPSVMARIKSLAPGCRVEVHALSAQAQYAHDLGQGLIDVVIGNWAQPSEELHRAQLFEDDIMCLVSSKHPAVRRGWTQDDWLACEHIAPMPAYPGWRGVIDEHLDSMGLERLIAARCAHFGLMPRMVASSLLVLTTGRHYCQRFLEGDVPSGLALLPCPVPFPKMVYYQLWHERSHNAEAARWLREQVKISALQLSPPTAA
- a CDS encoding ABC transporter ATP-binding protein — encoded protein: MTTPLLSLQGITKRYPGVVANQDVSLTVMPGQAHAVLGENGAGKSTLMKIIYGSVKPDEGQVVFNGQPVNIRNPQEARKLGISMVFQHFSLFDTLTVAENVWLGLDKSLSLAEVTDRIVAKASEYGLDLEPERPVHTLSVGEMQRVEIIRALLTEPKLLILDEPTSVLTPQAVEKLFVVLHKLVSQGVSILYISHKLHEIRALCSACTVLRGGKVTGVCDPREESNASLSRLMIGAEPPALQHVARAPGEVVLSVQGLSLTRQDPFGVDLEGISLQVRAGEVVGLAGVSGNGQKELMWALSGEDTRAGVQCGEASVSLSGQAVAALGPVPRRQMGLHFVPEERLGRGAVPSLSLSQNLLLTRSEAVGTGGWVRMGALADQARSIIDRFKVKASGPDAAAQSLSGGNLQKFIVGREISAAPKLLIVSQPTWGVDVGAAAQIRAEILALRDAGCAVLVVSEELEELFELSDRLHVIAKGRLSPSVARTEATVERIGEWMSGLWPEAKNDKAQEAQHAAA
- a CDS encoding ABC transporter permease, with the translated sequence MLRLEPRPQASRLWTYASPVLALVLTVLLGVALFMALGKDPLRGLQMFFWEPVKSGYALGELMVKATPLLVIALGLSVCFRSNVWNIGAEGQFVIGAVCAGGVALLADKDTGRWIVLLVLLAGVLGGMVWAGITALLRDRFNASEILVSLMLVYVADMVLSYLVYGPWKDPAGFNFPQSKTFEAVTQIPRLMDGSRVSVGLLLALVGAGLLWVFLFRTRAGFAQQVGGLAPDAARYAGFSSRKALWVALMVSGGAAGLAGALEVAGPIGQLTPYVPAGYGFAAIIVAFVGRLHPAGMVLSAVLMSMFYIGGELAQSRLGLPKSITGVFQGLLLFCLLACDTLVAYRLRWVAAKKGGV
- a CDS encoding ABC transporter permease; its protein translation is MESYALLIAATLNAGTVLAIAALGLLINEKAGVVNLGAEGMMLCAAIAGFAAVVHTGNDWLGFAAGMGAGAVLAAIFGVLVIWLGTNQYATGLALSLFGVGFSAFVGIGYVKEKLPDRPHFAVPYLADIPLVGSALFKQHPLVYGAMALVLALIWFLYKSRTGLVLRAVGESPASAHALGYPVRRIRLAAVVAGGALCGLAGAYISVIYTPLWVEGMVAGKGWIALALTTFATWRPARVLLGAYLFGGVTMLQFHLQGVGVQVPSQLLTALPYIATIVVLALISRNPTWIRVNMPASLGKPFYPGS
- a CDS encoding BMP family ABC transporter substrate-binding protein — protein: MTDLSKRSIVKMVALTAVAAAALVGCGKKEEAPKAEAPAAAKPEPLKIAFAYVGPVGDGGWTFAHDNGRKEIEKAFGDKVVTTFVEKVPESADAERVIRDMAAQGNKLIFGTTFGYMEPMLKVAADNKGVKFEHATGYKTAENMRTYDSRTYEGAYMAGVIAGKMTKTNTLGVVASIPIPEVVRNINSFTMGAQSVNPKIKTKVVWVNEWFNPPKETEAATSLINGGADVLMQNTDSSAVLQTAEKMGKRAFGWDSDMTAYGPKAHLGSAVINWGPYYVKAVGEALEGKWTTGQSWWGVKEGAIDMVNVAADVPEDTKKKIDEIKSGLKAGTFSIWKGPIVDQAGKEVLAKDAVADDKFLGGVMFYVKGVEGKIPGK
- a CDS encoding benzoate/H(+) symporter BenE family transporter is translated as MFKHLESPAAAAPTLQQIRAHFGTTYAANALIGFIFAATGPVAVILSVGTRGSLSPEELASWVFGVFFVNGLVSLLMSWRYITPLAFGWTIPGTVLVGPALQHLSFAEVIGAFYATSALILVLGLSGWVKRVMAALPMPIVMGMVAGVFLRFGLDIVRALQSDVAIAAPMVAVFLLLSANADWGKRLPPVIGALLVGALAVAVAGRLDAAAVGQLALAQPVIQAPVWSFAAMLELVVPLAITVLVVQNGQGVAVLKNAGHEPPVNMIAVACGVGAAVSAVFGAVSTCLTGPTNGLLTSSGEKSRHYTGALMFGVLALLFGLMAPTFTGWMLAAPKEFIMVLGGLAMLRVLQGAFVASFGAGKFSLGALVSLLVTVADIGLFNIGAAFWGLVAGFAVSWWMERGDFQKT